A single region of the Populus nigra chromosome 2, ddPopNigr1.1, whole genome shotgun sequence genome encodes:
- the LOC133681788 gene encoding histidine kinase 2 isoform X1 — translation MSCTGGGAGVFVKFSRLFVKRHGWESEKMSINCKLSGSNGTSQESFKLRKSKEVLHETNSARKWKRKFLLLWFLGVAVTIGNIWLLFSFDSGELGRKGQSLDSCEEGAQVLLRHFNVSKNQLHALGSLFSDSDQVASLDCTKEPGPEMLINDGIACALKVPCSKKQEFQQHIRWVAEDVGPNGKCPVQDENEFRKLNRSLLDESASFVSPSTISSISQDFGKRREVDCAEDHCKLFSFDLVKECWWVLVGMIVSCILLGYNLKFWRKQNQKLAQLEPVPQQRQQLLQMNQHQLSHSPPRGAGKWRKKLLIIFVLLGVLVSIWLFWHLHEKIISRREETLANMCDERARMLQDQFNVSMNHVHALAILVSTFHHGKNPSAIDQKTFGEYTKRTDFERPLTSGVAYALKVPHLERKQFEEQHGWTIKKMGTEDQTLVQDCIPDKLDPAPIQDEYAPVIFSQETVSHIVSIDMMSGKEDRENILRARASGKGVLTSPFKLLKSNHLGVVLTFAVYNTDLPDATPEQRIDATVGYLGASYDVPSLVEKLLHQLSSKQTIVVNVYDTTNATAPILMYGTDVTDTGLLHVSSLDFGDPLRKHEMHCRFKHKPPLPWPAINASVGLLVITLLVGHIFHAAINRIAKVEEDYREMMELKARAEAADVAKSQFLATVSHEIRTPMNGVLGMLQMLMETDLDVNQMDYANTAHTSGKDLIALINEVLDQAKIESGRLELEAVPFDLRSVLDNVLSLFSGKSNEKGIELAVFVSDRLPEVVIGDPGRFRQIITNLVGNSIKFTRDKGHVFVSVHLADEVRSPLDARDAVLKQGLELVQDTSSKVYDSLSGFPVVNRWKSWEKFKKSSCIDSMDEPEMIRLLVTVEDTGVGIPEDAQGNIFTPFMQADSSTSRKYGGTGIGLSISKCLVDLMGGEIGFVSECGIGSTFSFTVSFRKGESTSLDTKWQPYDPAVLEVRGGRALVIDERSVRAEVTKYHLQRLGITADVAPSLKSACAYLSSGYCTSIPADLPIVLIDKDAWDRESGIAFHHLLKMPKKNDGTDIQVDLSKIFLLATSISSDERLELKTSGLVDNVLVKPLRLSVLIACFQEAFGSGKKSEVNRKKPPALQNLLRGKQILVVDDNLVNRRVAEGALKKHGAIVTCVESGKAALEKLKPPHSFDACFMDFQMPEMDGFEATRQIRSMESQFNEKIASGKASMELLGNVAYWHTPILAMTADVIQATNEECLKCGMDGYVSKPFEDEKLYNAVTRFF, via the exons ATGAGTTGTACTGGTGGTGGAGCTGGGGTTTTTGTCAAGTTTTCTAGGCTCTTTGTGAAGAGACACGGGTGGGAGTCGGAGAAAATGTCTATTAATTGCAAGCTTTCTGGTTCAAATGGCACATCACAGGAAAGTTTCAAGCTGAGGAAGTCAAAGGAGGTTTTGCATGAAACTAATTCTGCCAGGAAATGGAAGAGAAAGTTTCTGCTTCTCTGGTTTTTAGGTGTTGCTGTTACTATAGGGAACATTTGGCTTCTCTTCAGCTTTGATAGTGGGGAATTGGGAAGGAAAGGTCAGAGTCTAGATTCGTGTGAAGAAGGAGCTCAGGTCTTGCTTCGCCATTTCAATGTCAGCAAGAACCAGCTTCATGCTTTGGGTTCTTTGTTCTCTGATTCAGATCAG GTAGCATCCCTTGATTGTACCAAGGAACCAGGACCGGAAATGCTAATAAATGATGGCATTGCCTGTGCACTGAAGGTACCATGTTCAAAGAAGCAGGAATTTCAACAGCACATCAGATGGGTCGCTGAAGATGTAGGGCCTAATGGAAAATGCCCGGTTCAAGATGAGAATGAATTCAGGAAGCTTAATCGATCATTGCTGGATGAGTCTGCATCATTTGTTTCaccatctacaatttcatcaatttcacAGGATTTTGGAAAG AGAAGGGAAGTGGACTGTGCAGAAGATCATTGTAaacttttttcatttgatttggtAAAAGAATGCTGGTGGGTCCTTGTTGGCATGATAGTGAGCTGCATACTATTGGGTTATAACTTAAAATTTTGGAGGAAGCAAAATCAGAAGCTAGCTCAGCTGGAGCCAGTGCCTCAGCAGCGGCAACAATTGTTGCAGATGAATCAGCATCAACTATCCCATAGTCCTCCTAGAGGTGCTGGCAAGTGGAGGAAGAAACTTCTTATAATATTTGTCCTGCTTGGAGTGCTTGTATCTATTTGGTTGTTTTGGCACTTGCATGAAAAGATAATATCAAGGAGGGAAGAGACTCTTGCTAACATGTGTGATGAACGGGCACGAATGTTGCAGGACCAGTTCAATGTTAGCATGAACCATGTACATGCCTTGGCTATCCTTGTATCCACCTTTCACCATGGAAAAAATCCTTCTGCTATTGATCAG AAAACATTTGGTGAATATACCAAGAGAACAGATTTTGAGAGGCCACTTACTAGTGGTGTTGCTTATGCTCTAAAAGTTCCTCATTTAGAGAGGAAGCAATTTGAAGAGCAGCATGGATGGACAATTAAGAAAATGGGAACGGAGGACCAGACTCTAGTCCAAGACTGTATTCCAGATAAATTGGATCCTGCACCCATCCAGGATGAATATGCACCTGTGATTTTTTCTCAAGAAACAGTCTCTCATATTGTCTCAATTGACATGATGTCTGGAAAG GAAGACCGCGAGAACATCTTGCGAGCAAGGGCATCTGGAAAGGGAGTGTTGACATCTCCTTTCAAACTTTTGAAATCGAACCACCTGGGAGTTGTACTCACATTTGCTGTCTATAATACTGACCTCCCTGATGCTACACCAGAACAAAGAATTGATGCCACTGTTGG GTATCTTGGCGCATCTTATGATGTACCATCTCTAGTGGAGAAGCTTCTGCACCAACTTTCCAGCAAGCAAACAATTGTCGTGAATGTTTACGATACAACTAATGCAACCGCTCCCATTCTCATGTATGGTACTGATGTTACTGATACTGGCCTTTTGCATGTCAGTAGCCTTGACTTTGGTGATCCATTGCGGAAGCATGAAATGCATTGCAG GTTCAAGCATAAACCTCCTTTACCCTGGCCAGCAATAAATGCATCAGTTGGGCTCCTTGTTATTACTCTGCTTGTTGGCCACATCTTTCATGCAGCCATTAATAGGATTGCAAAAGTTGAGGAGGACTATCGTGAGATGATGGAGCTCAAAGCTCGTGCTGAAGCTGCGGACGTGGCAAAATCTCAG TTTCTTGCAACTGTTTCCCATGAAATAAGGACCCCAATGAATGGTGTTTTAG GTATGCTGCAAATGCTGATGGAGACTGATCTGGATGTAAACCAAATGGACTATGCCAACACTGCTCATACTAGCGGAAAGGATCTAATTGCACTGATTAATGAAGTTCTAGATCAGGCTAAGATAGAATCAGGCCGGCTAGAATTGGAAGCAGTTCCCTTTGATCTGCGTTCTGTTCTTGATAATGTTCTATCACTATTTTCAGGAAAATCCAATGAAAAAGGGATTGAG TTGGCTGTTTTTGTTTCTGACCGGCTCCCTGAAGTTGTTATTGGTGACCCTGGACGGTTTCGGCAGATAATTACAAATCTTGTTGGAAATTCGATAAAG TTTACACGCGACAAAGGGCATGTGTTTGTTTCTGTGCATCTGGCAGATGAAGTGAGAAGCCCTCTTGATGCCAGGGATGCAGTGCTTAAACAAGGCCTGGAGTTAGTTCAGGATACATCAAGCAAAGTTTATGACTCATTGAGTGGGTTTCCTGTTGTCAACCGATGGAAAAGTTGGGAGAAATTTAAAAAGTCAAGCTGCATAGATTCTATGGATGAACCTGAAATGATTAGACTACTAGTTACAGTTGAGGATACAGGAGTGGGAATACCAGAAGATGCACAGGGAAATATTTTCACGCCTTTTATGCAAGCTGACAGTTCCACTTCACGAAAATATGGTGGAACTGGAATAGGATTAAGCATTAGCAAATGTCTGGTGGATCTCATGGGTGGGGAGATTGGGTTTGTTAGTGAATGTGGCATTGGTAGTACCTTTTCATTTACTGTTTCTTTCAGAAAAGGAGAATCAACTTCTCTGGATACAAAGTGGCAGCCTTATGATCCAGCTGTTTTAGAGGTCCGAGGAGGGAGAGCCCTGGTAATTGATGAAAGAAGTGTCCGAGCTGAGGTCACAAAATATCACTTGCAGAGGTTGGGAATAACTGCAGATGTAGCTCCCAGTCTGAAGTCAGCATGTGCATATCTATCTAGTGGTTACTGCACAAG TATTCCAGCAGATTTGCCTATAGTTCTTATTGACAAAGACGCTTGGGACAGAGAATCTGGCATTGCTTTCCATCATTTGCTGAAAATGCCCAAGAAAAATGACGGGACAGATATCCAGGTAGACCTTTCAAAGATTTTTCTCTTGGCTACCTCCATCAGCTCTGATGAACGCTTAGAGCTAAAAACCTCTGGTTTAGTAGATAATGTACTGGTGAAGCCTCTTCGGTTAAGTGTCTTAATCGCTTGCTTCCAAGAAGCTTTTGGAAGCGGTAAGAAGAGTGAAGTAAATAGGAAGAAACCACCAGCACTTCAGAATTTACTGAGAGGAAAACAAATTTTGGTGGTGGATGACAATTTGGTAAACAGAAGAGTGGCTGAGGGTGCTCTTAAAAAGCATGGAGCAATTGTTACCTGTGTGGAGAGTGGCAAGGCTGCTTTAGAAAAGCTTAAACCACCACACAGTTTTGACGCTTGCTTCATGGACTTCCAAATGCCTGAAATGGATGG CTTTGAAGCCACGCGTCAAATCCGGTCTATGGAGAGTCAGTTTAATGAGAAAATTGCATCTGGGAAAGCATCAATGGAGCTACTTGGAAATGTAGCATATTGGCACACACCAATATTGGCAATGACAGCTGATGTGATTCAGGCAACAAATGAAGAATGTCTAAAGTGTGGGATGGATGGTTATGTGTCAAAGCCATTTGAAGATGAGAAGCTTTACAATGCTGTGACACGGTTTTTTTAG
- the LOC133681788 gene encoding histidine kinase 2 isoform X2, whose translation MNHVHALAILVSTFHHGKNPSAIDQKTFGEYTKRTDFERPLTSGVAYALKVPHLERKQFEEQHGWTIKKMGTEDQTLVQDCIPDKLDPAPIQDEYAPVIFSQETVSHIVSIDMMSGKEDRENILRARASGKGVLTSPFKLLKSNHLGVVLTFAVYNTDLPDATPEQRIDATVGYLGASYDVPSLVEKLLHQLSSKQTIVVNVYDTTNATAPILMYGTDVTDTGLLHVSSLDFGDPLRKHEMHCRFKHKPPLPWPAINASVGLLVITLLVGHIFHAAINRIAKVEEDYREMMELKARAEAADVAKSQFLATVSHEIRTPMNGVLGMLQMLMETDLDVNQMDYANTAHTSGKDLIALINEVLDQAKIESGRLELEAVPFDLRSVLDNVLSLFSGKSNEKGIELAVFVSDRLPEVVIGDPGRFRQIITNLVGNSIKFTRDKGHVFVSVHLADEVRSPLDARDAVLKQGLELVQDTSSKVYDSLSGFPVVNRWKSWEKFKKSSCIDSMDEPEMIRLLVTVEDTGVGIPEDAQGNIFTPFMQADSSTSRKYGGTGIGLSISKCLVDLMGGEIGFVSECGIGSTFSFTVSFRKGESTSLDTKWQPYDPAVLEVRGGRALVIDERSVRAEVTKYHLQRLGITADVAPSLKSACAYLSSGYCTSIPADLPIVLIDKDAWDRESGIAFHHLLKMPKKNDGTDIQVDLSKIFLLATSISSDERLELKTSGLVDNVLVKPLRLSVLIACFQEAFGSGKKSEVNRKKPPALQNLLRGKQILVVDDNLVNRRVAEGALKKHGAIVTCVESGKAALEKLKPPHSFDACFMDFQMPEMDGFEATRQIRSMESQFNEKIASGKASMELLGNVAYWHTPILAMTADVIQATNEECLKCGMDGYVSKPFEDEKLYNAVTRFF comes from the exons ATGAACCATGTACATGCCTTGGCTATCCTTGTATCCACCTTTCACCATGGAAAAAATCCTTCTGCTATTGATCAG AAAACATTTGGTGAATATACCAAGAGAACAGATTTTGAGAGGCCACTTACTAGTGGTGTTGCTTATGCTCTAAAAGTTCCTCATTTAGAGAGGAAGCAATTTGAAGAGCAGCATGGATGGACAATTAAGAAAATGGGAACGGAGGACCAGACTCTAGTCCAAGACTGTATTCCAGATAAATTGGATCCTGCACCCATCCAGGATGAATATGCACCTGTGATTTTTTCTCAAGAAACAGTCTCTCATATTGTCTCAATTGACATGATGTCTGGAAAG GAAGACCGCGAGAACATCTTGCGAGCAAGGGCATCTGGAAAGGGAGTGTTGACATCTCCTTTCAAACTTTTGAAATCGAACCACCTGGGAGTTGTACTCACATTTGCTGTCTATAATACTGACCTCCCTGATGCTACACCAGAACAAAGAATTGATGCCACTGTTGG GTATCTTGGCGCATCTTATGATGTACCATCTCTAGTGGAGAAGCTTCTGCACCAACTTTCCAGCAAGCAAACAATTGTCGTGAATGTTTACGATACAACTAATGCAACCGCTCCCATTCTCATGTATGGTACTGATGTTACTGATACTGGCCTTTTGCATGTCAGTAGCCTTGACTTTGGTGATCCATTGCGGAAGCATGAAATGCATTGCAG GTTCAAGCATAAACCTCCTTTACCCTGGCCAGCAATAAATGCATCAGTTGGGCTCCTTGTTATTACTCTGCTTGTTGGCCACATCTTTCATGCAGCCATTAATAGGATTGCAAAAGTTGAGGAGGACTATCGTGAGATGATGGAGCTCAAAGCTCGTGCTGAAGCTGCGGACGTGGCAAAATCTCAG TTTCTTGCAACTGTTTCCCATGAAATAAGGACCCCAATGAATGGTGTTTTAG GTATGCTGCAAATGCTGATGGAGACTGATCTGGATGTAAACCAAATGGACTATGCCAACACTGCTCATACTAGCGGAAAGGATCTAATTGCACTGATTAATGAAGTTCTAGATCAGGCTAAGATAGAATCAGGCCGGCTAGAATTGGAAGCAGTTCCCTTTGATCTGCGTTCTGTTCTTGATAATGTTCTATCACTATTTTCAGGAAAATCCAATGAAAAAGGGATTGAG TTGGCTGTTTTTGTTTCTGACCGGCTCCCTGAAGTTGTTATTGGTGACCCTGGACGGTTTCGGCAGATAATTACAAATCTTGTTGGAAATTCGATAAAG TTTACACGCGACAAAGGGCATGTGTTTGTTTCTGTGCATCTGGCAGATGAAGTGAGAAGCCCTCTTGATGCCAGGGATGCAGTGCTTAAACAAGGCCTGGAGTTAGTTCAGGATACATCAAGCAAAGTTTATGACTCATTGAGTGGGTTTCCTGTTGTCAACCGATGGAAAAGTTGGGAGAAATTTAAAAAGTCAAGCTGCATAGATTCTATGGATGAACCTGAAATGATTAGACTACTAGTTACAGTTGAGGATACAGGAGTGGGAATACCAGAAGATGCACAGGGAAATATTTTCACGCCTTTTATGCAAGCTGACAGTTCCACTTCACGAAAATATGGTGGAACTGGAATAGGATTAAGCATTAGCAAATGTCTGGTGGATCTCATGGGTGGGGAGATTGGGTTTGTTAGTGAATGTGGCATTGGTAGTACCTTTTCATTTACTGTTTCTTTCAGAAAAGGAGAATCAACTTCTCTGGATACAAAGTGGCAGCCTTATGATCCAGCTGTTTTAGAGGTCCGAGGAGGGAGAGCCCTGGTAATTGATGAAAGAAGTGTCCGAGCTGAGGTCACAAAATATCACTTGCAGAGGTTGGGAATAACTGCAGATGTAGCTCCCAGTCTGAAGTCAGCATGTGCATATCTATCTAGTGGTTACTGCACAAG TATTCCAGCAGATTTGCCTATAGTTCTTATTGACAAAGACGCTTGGGACAGAGAATCTGGCATTGCTTTCCATCATTTGCTGAAAATGCCCAAGAAAAATGACGGGACAGATATCCAGGTAGACCTTTCAAAGATTTTTCTCTTGGCTACCTCCATCAGCTCTGATGAACGCTTAGAGCTAAAAACCTCTGGTTTAGTAGATAATGTACTGGTGAAGCCTCTTCGGTTAAGTGTCTTAATCGCTTGCTTCCAAGAAGCTTTTGGAAGCGGTAAGAAGAGTGAAGTAAATAGGAAGAAACCACCAGCACTTCAGAATTTACTGAGAGGAAAACAAATTTTGGTGGTGGATGACAATTTGGTAAACAGAAGAGTGGCTGAGGGTGCTCTTAAAAAGCATGGAGCAATTGTTACCTGTGTGGAGAGTGGCAAGGCTGCTTTAGAAAAGCTTAAACCACCACACAGTTTTGACGCTTGCTTCATGGACTTCCAAATGCCTGAAATGGATGG CTTTGAAGCCACGCGTCAAATCCGGTCTATGGAGAGTCAGTTTAATGAGAAAATTGCATCTGGGAAAGCATCAATGGAGCTACTTGGAAATGTAGCATATTGGCACACACCAATATTGGCAATGACAGCTGATGTGATTCAGGCAACAAATGAAGAATGTCTAAAGTGTGGGATGGATGGTTATGTGTCAAAGCCATTTGAAGATGAGAAGCTTTACAATGCTGTGACACGGTTTTTTTAG
- the LOC133681699 gene encoding glucan endo-1,3-beta-glucosidase 4, translating into MPILWKRTMLALLILSITPRKSDGELEQWCIADEQTPDDELQIALDWACGKGGADCSKIQVNQPCYLPNTVRDHASYAFNNYFQKFKHKGGSCYFKGAAIITELDPSHSSCQYEFHP; encoded by the exons ATGCCAATCCTTTGGAAAAGGACAATGCTAGCCCTTCTTATCCTGTCCATAACTCCTAGGAAATCAG ATGGGGAGTTAGAGCAATGGTGCATAGCAGATGAGCAGACCCCGGATGATGAGTTGCAGATAGCATTGGACTGGGCTTGTGGGAAAGGTGGTGCAGACTGCAGTAAGATTCAAGTGAACCAGCCTTGCTATTTGCCAAATACTGTGAGAGACCATGCTTCCTATGCCTTCAACAACTACTTCCAGAAGTTCAAGCACAAAGGTGGATCTTGCTACTTCAAAGGAGCTGCTATCATTACAGAACTTGACCCCA GTCATAGCTCTTGCCAGTACGAGTTCCATCCCTGA
- the LOC133681435 gene encoding OBERON-like protein has protein sequence MGTSSGSNIHHHPSSKMLPPRQQPRAAGLQTSLSLVSSDPRLSPDAQELRSNSDNIRESPTESASSRETWPTADAMMTKKMENGKAENDCPEQSVIRRVSVADKITLRDIARERVDVISEKMHHLPDDFLDELKNGLRVILEGSGGSQHREEFLILQKLVQSRADLTAKTLIRAHRVQLEILVSINTGIQAFLHPSISLSQTSLIEVFVFKRCRNIACQNQLPADDCTCEICANRSGFCNLCMCVICNKFDFEVNTCRWIGCDLCSHWTHTDCAIRDGQICMGPSVKSGAGPTEMLFRCRACNRTSELLGWVKDVFQHCAPAWEREALARELDFVSRIFRGSEDTRGRKLFWKCEELIEKMKGGLAESTACRVILMFFQELEVDSPKSLENGEGGRLIAPQEACNRIAEVVQEAIRKMEMVADEKMRMFKKARMALEACDRELEEKAKEVAELKLDRQQKKLQVEELERIVRLKQAEADMFQLKANEAKREAERLQRIGLAKTDKSEEEYASSYLKLRLSEAEAEKQYLFEKIKLQESSRASQSSGGADPSQVLAYSKIHEILHGYNVPPKTEAQPNERRHFRTNP, from the exons ATGGGCACATCATCTGGTTCTAACATTCATCACCACCCTTCATCAAAAATGCTTCCTCCACGACAGCAACCGCGTGCAGCTGGACTACAAACATCACTGTCCTTGGTGTCTTCTGATCCTCGCCTGTCTCCTGATGCCCAGGAACTGAGATCTAACTCTGATAATATTCGTGAATCACCTACTGAAAGTGCTAGTTCACGAGAAACTTGGCCCACTGCTGATGCCATGATGACAAAGAAGATGGAGAATGGCAAGGCGGAGAATGATTGCCCTGAACAGTCTGTCATTCGTCGTGTCTCAGTTGCAGATAAGATAACTCTTCGTGACATAGCTAGGGAACGAGTTGACGTGATTTCTGAAAAGATGCATCATCTACCTGATGATTTTCTTGATGAGCTAAAGAATGGTCTCCGGGTTATCCTTGAAGGGAGTGGTGGTTCACAGCACAGAGAGGAATTTTTGATTTTGCAGAAGCTTGTTCAGAGTAGAGCTGATTTGACAGCAAAGACATTGATTAGAGCACACCGAGTACAACTTGAAATACTCGTTTCAATAAACACTGGAATTCAGGCTTTTTTGCATCCAAGTATAAGTCTTTCCCAAACTTCCCTGATTGAGGTCTTTGTGTTCAAGAGATGCAGAAATATAGCATGCCAAAACCAGCTTCCAGCTGATGACTGTACCTGCGAAATATGTGCCAACAGGAGCGGTTTCTGCAATCTCTGCATGTGTGTGATCTGTAACAAGTTTGATTTTGAAGTGAACACATGCCGTTGGATTGGTTGCGATTTGTGTTCTCATTGGACTCACACGGATTGTGCTATTCGTGATGGGCAAATTTGTATGGGTCCATCTGTTAAGAGCGGAGCTGGCCCAACTGAGATGCTTTTCCGTTGCCGAGCCTGCAATCGAACATCTGAGCTCTTGGGTTGGGTGAAAGATGTTTTCCAACACTGTGCACCAGCATGGGAACGAGAGGCCCTTGCGAGGGAACTTGATTTTGTTAGTAGAATCTTCCGAGGAAGTGAAGACACTAGAGGGAGGAAACTCTTTTGGAAGTGCGAGGAACTTATTGAGAAAATGAAGGGTGGACTTGCGGAGTCAACAGCTTGCAGAGTGATATTGATGTTCTTCCAAG AGCTCGAGGTGGACTCTCCAAAGAGCCTTGAAAATGGGGAGGGTGGGAGGCTGATAGCCCCGCAGGAGGCATGCAACCGAATTGCTGAAGTGGTGCAAGAGGCCATAAGGAAGATGGAGATGGTGGCTGATGAGAAGATGAGAATGTTTAAGAAAGCACGCATGGCTCTCGAGGCATGTGACCGTGAGCTGGAGGAGAAGGCCAAGGAAGTGGCAGAACTTAAGCTAGACAGGCAACAAAAGAAGCTACAGGTTGAAGAGCTTGAGAGAATTGTGAGGCTTAAGCAGGCAGAGGCTGACATGTTCCAGCTCAAGGCCAACGAGGCAAAGCGAGAGGCTGAGAGGCTGCAGAGAATTGGGCTTGCTAAGACAGACAAATCAGAGGAAGAATATGCTAGCAGTTACCTCAAGCTTCGTTTAAGTGAAGCTGAGGCAGAGAAGCAGTATCTGTTTGAGAAGATTAAGCTGCAGGAGAGTTCCCGTGCATCACAAAGCAGTGGTGGGGCTGACCCTTCACAGGTGTTGGCATATTCCAAAATCCATGAAATTCTTCACGGCTACAATGTCCCCCCAAAGACAGAAGCACAGCCGAACGAGCGCCGCCATTTCAGGACAAATCCCTGA